The Halanaerobium praevalens DSM 2228 genome contains a region encoding:
- a CDS encoding PRC-barrel domain-containing protein, giving the protein MLRKLHDLKGFTVQGKKEKLGEIDDFYFDQDHLVLRYLVLDTGSWLKHETNLISTHSVLEINFDQKMVKVDIEKSQLEDSPSLAKNKPISQLEEKRIVEYFDWPGYWSEHHASDSEFIHAGLQQRKKLLDIKALDAEKAAEKNAAAEKQSNLRSLEEVTGYKIHAQDEKFGHLEDIFVDEENWLIRYFLIDTKDHIPGKSVLIAPEWIDSISWQGAEIFVDKDKKEIENAPEYEQPADQKLISRGYEDLLYDHYNHHKYWL; this is encoded by the coding sequence ATGTTAAGAAAGCTTCATGATCTTAAGGGTTTTACTGTGCAGGGAAAAAAAGAGAAGCTGGGGGAAATTGATGATTTTTATTTTGACCAAGATCACCTTGTACTTAGATATTTAGTTTTAGATACAGGAAGCTGGCTAAAACACGAGACAAATTTAATTTCTACTCATTCGGTTTTAGAAATAAATTTTGATCAAAAAATGGTTAAAGTAGATATAGAAAAATCTCAGCTTGAAGATTCTCCAAGTCTTGCTAAAAATAAACCTATTTCTCAGTTGGAAGAAAAAAGAATAGTAGAATATTTTGATTGGCCTGGTTATTGGTCAGAACACCATGCAAGTGACAGTGAGTTTATTCATGCTGGTCTCCAACAAAGAAAGAAGCTACTTGACATTAAAGCCTTAGATGCTGAAAAAGCAGCAGAAAAAAATGCTGCAGCAGAAAAACAAAGTAATTTAAGAAGTTTAGAAGAAGTTACTGGTTATAAAATTCATGCTCAAGATGAAAAATTTGGTCATTTAGAAGATATTTTTGTTGATGAAGAAAATTGGTTAATTAGATATTTTCTAATTGATACTAAAGATCATATTCCAGGCAAATCAGTTTTGATTGCACCTGAATGGATCGATTCTATTAGCTGGCAGGGAGCAGAAATTTTTGTTGATAAAGATAAAAAAGAAATAGAAAATGCTCCTGAATATGAACAGCCAGCAGATCAAAAATTAATTAGTAGAGGCTATGAAGATCTACTTTATGACCATTATAATCACCATAAATATTGGCTCTAA
- a CDS encoding transposase codes for MARKKRVWYPGAAYHVVSRANRKGHLFRDKRDYKFYLDILRKTKAKYDFSLLAYCLMTNHVHLQIRTKEVEIWRLMHQINLFYAKYFNYKYDLVGHLFQGRYFSKIIKDKLYNLAVNRYIHLNPVVASIVNKPELYSKSSYNIYLAQKNDDLVDTSEILSYFEQNRTIYKKFTETEEINKKLDQEIKAECEL; via the coding sequence ATGGCTCGAAAAAAGAGAGTTTGGTATCCAGGAGCAGCTTATCATGTTGTCAGCCGAGCTAATCGTAAAGGTCATTTGTTTAGGGATAAAAGAGATTATAAATTTTACCTTGATATTTTGAGAAAAACAAAGGCTAAATATGACTTTTCTTTACTTGCTTATTGTTTAATGACAAATCATGTTCATCTACAAATTAGGACTAAAGAAGTTGAAATTTGGCGGTTGATGCATCAAATAAATCTTTTCTATGCTAAATATTTTAATTATAAATATGATTTAGTTGGCCATCTTTTTCAAGGGCGCTATTTTTCAAAAATAATTAAAGATAAATTATATAATTTAGCTGTCAATCGCTATATTCATTTAAATCCAGTTGTAGCTTCAATTGTTAATAAGCCTGAATTATATAGTAAAAGTAGCTATAATATTTATTTGGCCCAAAAAAATGATGACCTTGTTGATACTAGTGAGATCTTGTCTTATTTTGAGCAGAATAGAACAATTTACAAAAAATTCACTGAAACTGAAGAAATTAATAAAAAGTTGGACCAAGAAATAAAAGCTGAATGCGAGTTGTGA
- the uvrC gene encoding excinuclease ABC subunit UvrC produces MRKQQIEAQLKELPRQPGVYLMKDETGMIIYVGKAKSLRNRVRSYFRKNNQTYKTQMLVKYIADFDYIMTDTEVEAYILEANLIKKHQPKFNIRLKDDKSYPYIKITKNVDFPRVFKTRIVKNDGAEYFGPFADVDAIYKTLDVIKDIFQLRSCKKELKANDPEDRPCLNYHIDKCLGPCIGAVSKEDYHQLIDQVCLFLSGKQSQLKKQVEVQMKEAAAQRNFEKAARFRDALKAFTKLSESQKVMTDKNIDQDVVALVQGTENQACAQLLLIRSGRLLGQEYFILEGTEAELESETMASFLQQYYEQAAGIPDELLLNTKLEEQDLLGQRLAEIKNKKVSIQYPQKGDKKKMLEMAERNAQQNLKKENIRSKYEKQRTSGAVEKLGEILGIEKAPYQIEGFDISNIQGTDSVASMVVFKDGRPSKQDYRRFKIKTVTGPDDFASMKEVVERRYARLLREDKKLPDLILIDGGKGQLNAAYEILEFLGIGNLPIIGLAKREEEIFRPNTSEPITLPHHTPTLQLLQRVRDEAHRFAVSYHRKLRSRRLTHSMLDEIPGVGETRRTALLQHFGSLAKIREAKIWQLKEVKGISGKTARKIYDYLREHMRAY; encoded by the coding sequence ATGAGAAAACAGCAGATTGAGGCTCAATTGAAGGAACTGCCTCGGCAGCCAGGTGTTTATTTAATGAAAGATGAAACTGGAATGATTATTTATGTAGGTAAGGCAAAATCACTGCGGAACCGAGTTAGATCTTATTTTCGCAAAAATAATCAAACATATAAAACTCAAATGTTAGTTAAATATATAGCTGACTTTGATTATATAATGACTGATACAGAGGTAGAAGCCTATATTTTAGAGGCTAATTTAATAAAAAAGCACCAGCCAAAGTTTAATATTCGCTTAAAAGACGATAAAAGTTATCCTTATATAAAAATCACTAAAAATGTTGATTTTCCCAGAGTTTTTAAAACTAGAATAGTAAAAAATGATGGAGCTGAGTATTTTGGCCCTTTTGCTGATGTTGATGCTATTTATAAAACTTTAGATGTAATCAAAGACATTTTTCAATTAAGAAGTTGTAAAAAAGAATTAAAAGCAAATGACCCAGAAGATCGCCCTTGTTTAAATTACCATATTGATAAATGTCTAGGACCTTGTATTGGCGCAGTTAGTAAAGAAGATTACCATCAATTAATTGACCAGGTCTGCCTCTTTCTTTCCGGTAAACAGAGTCAATTAAAAAAACAAGTAGAAGTACAGATGAAAGAAGCGGCTGCTCAGAGAAATTTTGAAAAAGCAGCTCGTTTTCGTGATGCCTTAAAAGCGTTTACAAAATTAAGTGAAAGCCAAAAAGTAATGACAGATAAAAATATTGATCAAGATGTAGTTGCCTTAGTTCAAGGGACTGAAAATCAAGCTTGTGCTCAACTGTTATTGATTAGAAGTGGCCGTCTTTTAGGTCAAGAATATTTTATTTTAGAAGGAACTGAAGCAGAATTGGAGTCAGAAACAATGGCTTCATTTTTACAGCAGTATTATGAACAAGCAGCTGGAATTCCAGATGAACTTTTATTAAATACTAAATTAGAAGAGCAGGATTTGCTTGGCCAGCGATTAGCTGAAATTAAAAATAAAAAAGTAAGTATTCAATATCCCCAAAAGGGAGATAAGAAAAAAATGTTGGAGATGGCTGAGCGAAATGCTCAACAGAATCTTAAAAAAGAAAATATTCGCAGTAAATATGAAAAGCAAAGAACCTCAGGTGCAGTGGAAAAATTAGGAGAAATTTTGGGAATTGAAAAAGCTCCTTATCAGATAGAAGGTTTTGATATTTCAAATATCCAGGGGACCGATTCAGTTGCATCAATGGTAGTTTTTAAAGATGGTAGACCATCTAAACAGGATTATAGGCGTTTTAAAATTAAAACTGTAACTGGCCCTGATGACTTTGCTAGTATGAAAGAAGTTGTTGAAAGGCGTTATGCTAGGCTTTTGCGAGAAGATAAAAAACTACCTGATTTAATTTTAATTGATGGTGGTAAAGGCCAGCTGAATGCAGCTTATGAGATTTTGGAGTTTTTAGGAATTGGAAACTTGCCAATTATTGGTTTAGCTAAAAGAGAAGAAGAAATATTTAGGCCAAATACAAGTGAGCCGATTACTCTGCCTCATCACACCCCAACTTTACAGCTTTTGCAGAGGGTAAGAGATGAAGCACATCGTTTTGCTGTCAGTTATCACCGTAAATTGAGATCAAGAAGGCTAACTCATTCAATGCTTGATGAGATACCTGGGGTTGGAGAAACTCGGAGAACTGCTCTACTGCAGCATTTTGGTTCTTTAGCTAAAATTAGAGAAGCTAAAATTTGGCAGTTAAAAGAAGTAAAAGGAATTAGTGGCAAAACTGCTCGCAAAATTTATGATTATTTGCGCGAACATATGCGGGCTTATTAA
- a CDS encoding CheR family methyltransferase, with amino-acid sequence MTITFTEFKDQAKKILDIDLDGYKLDRVERRTKSLMRRYQVEDFAECIDLIKHDTEFKDAYLNHFTINTSEFFRNPENFEFLQSDVFPKLFDENDKINIWSAPCSNGSEPYTMAIILKEMGISPSKFKIYATDLDHTILATAKEAKYKENSLKNVSDKLLNKYFEESSDGKTYALKSEIKRMVKFEQLDLINARFKKDWDLILSRNFFIYLTKDMKDQLIKKFTSVLNPGGYFFLGNTEYIFSPEKYGLDKIFQSFYRYQNKK; translated from the coding sequence ATGACAATTACTTTTACAGAATTTAAAGATCAGGCTAAGAAAATTTTAGACATTGACTTAGATGGCTATAAATTAGATCGAGTTGAGAGAAGAACAAAAAGTTTAATGCGTAGATACCAAGTTGAGGATTTTGCTGAATGTATTGATTTGATTAAACATGATACTGAGTTTAAGGATGCTTATTTAAACCATTTTACTATTAATACTTCTGAGTTTTTTCGCAACCCTGAAAACTTTGAGTTTTTACAATCAGATGTTTTTCCAAAATTATTTGATGAAAATGACAAAATAAATATTTGGAGTGCACCTTGTTCAAATGGATCTGAACCTTATACAATGGCAATTATTTTAAAAGAAATGGGGATTAGTCCTAGCAAATTTAAAATTTATGCCACAGATTTAGATCATACTATTCTAGCAACTGCTAAAGAAGCAAAATACAAAGAAAATTCTCTTAAGAATGTTTCTGACAAATTATTAAATAAATATTTTGAAGAGAGTTCTGATGGTAAAACTTATGCTTTGAAATCTGAAATAAAAAGAATGGTTAAATTTGAGCAGTTAGATTTAATCAATGCTCGTTTTAAAAAAGACTGGGATTTAATTTTAAGTCGTAACTTCTTTATTTATCTGACTAAAGATATGAAAGATCAATTAATTAAAAAATTTACTTCTGTTTTAAACCCAGGCGGCTATTTTTTCCTTGGTAATACTGAATATATTTTCTCACCTGAAAAATATGGCTTAGATAAAATATTCCAATCTTTTTATCGATATCAAAACAAGAAGTAA
- a CDS encoding carbohydrate ABC transporter permease, with protein MLKSQSTRKLVDKILSHILLIFLSFIVIMPILFAISISLQTRAQVFTYPPSFFPDKLYFGNYLRAWEMVNMGRLLTNSLIASVIVMLGKLTLGVLSGYAFSHFKFKGKKILFFSILFTLMLPMQVRVVPLFDFVSKLGLTNSYTGLVMPFLASATTTFLMRQHFLTIPKSLMESAQIDGCGPLRFLFQILIPLSGPTLAGLATVNFLVMWNAYLWPLIILNSDQMKVSQQGIRMLFASAAEREWGLIMAGTIMVVIPTLIVFLLAQRFFVKGIATQGLKE; from the coding sequence ATGTTGAAGTCACAATCTACAAGGAAATTAGTCGATAAAATTTTAAGCCATATTTTATTAATTTTTTTAAGTTTTATAGTTATTATGCCTATTTTGTTTGCTATTAGTATTAGTTTACAAACTCGAGCCCAAGTTTTTACTTATCCCCCATCTTTTTTTCCAGATAAATTATATTTTGGTAATTATCTGAGGGCTTGGGAAATGGTAAATATGGGGAGATTATTGACAAATAGTTTAATTGCTTCTGTAATTGTGATGCTGGGCAAATTAACTTTGGGAGTTTTAAGTGGTTATGCTTTTTCTCATTTTAAATTTAAAGGTAAAAAAATTCTGTTTTTTTCAATTTTATTTACCTTGATGCTGCCAATGCAGGTTCGGGTTGTTCCACTTTTCGATTTTGTTAGCAAATTGGGCTTAACTAATAGTTATACGGGTTTAGTAATGCCTTTTTTAGCTAGTGCCACAACAACTTTTTTAATGAGGCAGCATTTTTTAACTATCCCAAAATCGTTAATGGAATCAGCCCAAATTGATGGCTGTGGACCTTTGCGCTTCTTATTTCAAATATTAATTCCTTTATCTGGCCCAACTTTAGCCGGTTTGGCTACAGTTAATTTTTTAGTAATGTGGAATGCCTATTTATGGCCTTTAATTATTTTGAATTCAGATCAAATGAAAGTTTCTCAGCAGGGAATTAGAATGTTATTTGCTAGTGCTGCTGAAAGAGAATGGGGCTTAATTATGGCTGGAACAATTATGGTTGTGATTCCAACTTTAATTGTCTTTTTGCTGGCCCAAAGATTTTTTGTGAAAGGAATTGCTACTCAGGGCTTAAAAGAATAA
- the cheB gene encoding chemotaxis-specific protein-glutamate methyltransferase CheB yields MLKVLICDDSAFMRKIFSDTIEKDPDLKVAATAYNGEDALRKLEKMDVDLLMLDIEMPKLNGLETLEIVKKDYPEIPVIMVSALDNKQTVFRALELGAFDFIAKPSGSISLNIDSIKEELVLKIKAAVESKANFKTKKIKKKRISTSNSFPIVAIGSSSGGPRALNTLFESIDQKLDAAFIIVQHMPAGFTETLAERLNNVSGLSIKEAQAGDQLKPGHGLLAPGDFHMEIDAQGKVSLNKKDRLHGVRPCVDYMMTSLAENFAGDRLLGVVLTGMGRDGGQGMADLVNKGGYGIIESKETALVYGMPSAVAKLGAYHEIKRIDEIGNRIIEITEG; encoded by the coding sequence TGAAAAGGATCCAGATTTGAAAGTTGCAGCAACCGCCTATAATGGCGAAGATGCCCTCCGCAAACTAGAGAAAATGGATGTTGATCTTTTAATGCTAGATATAGAAATGCCGAAACTAAATGGATTGGAAACACTTGAAATTGTAAAAAAGGATTACCCAGAAATACCTGTAATTATGGTTAGTGCACTCGATAATAAACAAACAGTATTTAGAGCTTTAGAATTAGGAGCTTTTGATTTTATTGCTAAGCCTTCTGGCTCTATTTCTTTAAATATTGATTCAATCAAAGAAGAATTAGTACTTAAAATAAAGGCTGCTGTTGAATCAAAAGCTAATTTTAAAACTAAAAAAATTAAGAAAAAAAGAATTAGTACTAGTAACTCTTTTCCGATTGTAGCAATTGGTTCTTCTTCTGGTGGACCAAGGGCTTTAAACACTTTATTTGAAAGTATAGATCAAAAACTGGATGCAGCTTTTATCATTGTACAGCATATGCCAGCAGGTTTTACTGAAACTCTGGCGGAAAGATTAAATAATGTTTCTGGCCTTAGCATTAAAGAAGCTCAAGCTGGTGATCAGTTAAAACCAGGACATGGACTTTTGGCCCCAGGTGATTTCCATATGGAAATAGATGCTCAAGGAAAAGTAAGTTTAAATAAAAAAGATAGATTACATGGAGTTCGACCTTGTGTTGATTATATGATGACTAGTTTAGCCGAAAATTTTGCTGGTGACCGACTTTTAGGAGTTGTACTCACTGGTATGGGCCGTGATGGTGGTCAAGGAATGGCCGATTTAGTTAATAAGGGTGGTTATGGTATTATAGAATCTAAGGAAACAGCCCTTGTTTATGGAATGCCTTCTGCCGTCGCAAAACTGGGTGCTTATCACGAAATTAAAAGAATAGATGAAATTGGAAACAGAATTATAGAAATAACGGAGGGATAA
- the uvrA gene encoding excinuclease ABC subunit UvrA: MGLERLIVKGAEEHNLKKVDLDIPRDELIVITGLSGSGKSSLAFDTIYAEGQRRYVESLSAYARQFLGQMEKPKVEYIEGLSPAISIDQKSTNSNPRSTVGTVTEIHDYLRLLYARVGIPHCPVCGEEIKSQTVDEIVDQVLELPERTKIQVLAPIVRGRKGEHERTFLQAQRDGFVRARVDGETILLEEAEKLDKNFKHDIEIIVDRLVVKAGIRERLADSVETALEYADGLVMIDQIEAETTTYSEKFACPEHNISLEEMSPRMFSFNSPYGACENCGGLGVKKEFDPDLILDEEKSIDAGGIIPWSSSSSRYYPALLKAMAAEYDFSLATKIKNLDQKIIDKLLYGDDHKITFPYTNRYGKTRDHTTRFKGITGYLKERMEKSDSPGTHKKMERYMNEIPCNVCEGQRLKPEVLAVTVGGISIADFSSYTIKEAHEFLKGVEFDQRRAKIGKEILKEIKERLRFLLDVGLDYLSLDRSAGTLSGGEAQRIRLATQIGSGLMGVLYILDEPSIGLHQRDNNRLINTLEHIRDLGNTVIVVEHDEDTIRAADYIIDMGPGAGKHGGEIVAEGSVADIIAEKRSLTGQYLAGKKKIEVPKDRYQTGEKWLKLKGAKQHNLKNIDVDFPLGTFTCVTGVSGSGKSTLINNTLKRKMMRELYDSTLHPGEHDHLEGIDQIDKVINIDQSPIGRTPRSNAVTYTKIFNYIRDVFASTPEAKQRGYEIGRFSFNVKGGRCEACKGQGIEEIEMHFLPDVYVPCDVCNGKRYNRETLEIKYKGKTIADVLEMTVEEALEFFENIEPIRRRLQTLYDVGLSYIRLGQPATTFSGGEAQRIKISKELGKRSTGETLYLLDEPTTGLHFADIKKLLEVLHRLREDGNTVIVIEHNLDVIKSADYLIDLGPEGGEKGGQIVATGTPEEVAENENSYTGKFLKEYLG; encoded by the coding sequence ATGGGATTAGAACGTTTAATTGTTAAGGGAGCTGAAGAGCATAACTTAAAAAAAGTAGATTTAGATATACCCCGTGATGAATTAATAGTAATAACTGGCTTAAGTGGTTCTGGTAAATCATCTTTGGCTTTTGATACTATTTATGCAGAAGGTCAGCGAAGATATGTGGAGTCACTTTCAGCTTATGCTCGCCAGTTTTTAGGCCAAATGGAAAAACCAAAAGTAGAATATATAGAGGGACTTTCACCTGCAATTTCTATTGATCAAAAATCAACTAATAGCAATCCCCGCTCAACTGTAGGGACAGTAACTGAGATTCATGATTATTTGCGTTTACTTTATGCTAGAGTTGGGATTCCTCACTGTCCAGTTTGTGGGGAAGAAATAAAGTCTCAAACTGTTGATGAAATTGTTGACCAAGTCTTAGAATTACCAGAAAGAACTAAAATTCAAGTTTTAGCTCCTATTGTTCGTGGACGTAAGGGTGAACATGAAAGGACTTTTTTGCAGGCTCAAAGAGATGGATTTGTTAGAGCTAGAGTTGATGGAGAAACTATTTTGCTGGAAGAGGCAGAAAAATTAGATAAGAATTTTAAACATGATATAGAAATTATAGTTGATAGATTAGTAGTTAAAGCAGGAATTAGAGAGCGTTTGGCTGATTCTGTAGAAACTGCTTTAGAATATGCAGATGGATTAGTAATGATTGACCAAATTGAAGCTGAGACAACAACTTATAGTGAAAAATTTGCCTGTCCAGAGCATAATATAAGTTTAGAAGAAATGTCTCCTCGTATGTTTTCATTTAACTCTCCTTATGGAGCTTGTGAAAACTGTGGTGGTTTAGGAGTCAAAAAAGAATTTGATCCAGATTTGATTTTAGATGAAGAAAAATCAATTGATGCTGGGGGGATTATTCCTTGGTCTAGTTCATCTAGTCGTTATTATCCAGCCCTTTTAAAAGCAATGGCAGCTGAATATGATTTTAGCTTAGCAACTAAAATTAAAAATCTTGATCAAAAAATTATTGATAAACTACTTTATGGTGATGATCATAAAATTACTTTTCCTTATACAAATCGTTATGGTAAAACTAGGGATCATACAACAAGATTTAAAGGAATAACAGGTTATTTGAAAGAAAGAATGGAAAAGTCAGATAGTCCAGGTACACATAAAAAAATGGAAAGATATATGAATGAAATTCCTTGTAATGTTTGTGAAGGCCAGCGTTTAAAACCAGAGGTTTTAGCAGTTACTGTTGGTGGAATTTCAATAGCGGATTTTAGTTCTTATACTATTAAAGAAGCCCATGAATTTTTAAAAGGAGTTGAGTTTGACCAGCGCCGAGCCAAGATTGGTAAGGAAATTTTGAAAGAAATAAAAGAAAGACTTCGTTTTTTATTAGATGTAGGTTTGGATTATTTAAGCCTTGATCGTTCGGCTGGAACTCTTTCGGGTGGAGAAGCTCAAAGGATTAGGTTAGCTACTCAAATTGGTTCTGGTTTGATGGGAGTTTTATATATTTTGGATGAGCCAAGTATCGGATTACATCAGCGAGATAATAATCGTCTAATAAATACTTTAGAGCATATTCGTGATTTAGGAAATACTGTAATTGTAGTTGAACATGATGAAGACACAATTAGGGCTGCTGATTATATTATTGATATGGGCCCTGGAGCTGGTAAACATGGTGGAGAAATTGTAGCAGAAGGTTCTGTGGCTGATATTATAGCTGAAAAAAGGTCACTTACTGGTCAATATTTGGCTGGCAAAAAGAAAATTGAGGTACCAAAAGACCGTTATCAAACTGGAGAAAAATGGCTTAAGTTAAAGGGAGCTAAACAGCACAATTTAAAAAATATAGATGTTGATTTTCCTCTAGGAACCTTTACTTGTGTAACAGGAGTTTCTGGTTCTGGTAAAAGTACTTTAATTAATAATACTTTGAAGCGAAAAATGATGAGAGAACTATATGATTCAACTTTACACCCGGGAGAACATGATCATTTAGAAGGAATAGATCAAATTGATAAGGTAATAAATATTGATCAATCTCCAATTGGCAGAACTCCACGCTCTAATGCTGTAACTTATACCAAAATTTTTAATTATATTAGAGATGTTTTTGCTAGTACACCTGAGGCTAAGCAGAGAGGTTATGAAATTGGACGTTTTAGCTTTAATGTTAAGGGCGGCCGCTGTGAAGCTTGTAAAGGTCAGGGAATTGAAGAAATTGAAATGCACTTTTTGCCAGATGTTTATGTTCCTTGTGATGTCTGCAATGGTAAGCGTTATAATCGTGAAACTTTAGAGATTAAATATAAAGGTAAAACAATAGCAGATGTTTTGGAAATGACTGTTGAGGAAGCTTTGGAATTTTTTGAAAATATTGAGCCGATTAGACGCCGTCTGCAGACACTTTATGATGTAGGTTTAAGTTATATTCGTTTAGGACAGCCTGCTACAACTTTTTCTGGTGGTGAAGCCCAAAGAATTAAGATTTCCAAAGAACTTGGTAAGCGGAGTACAGGAGAAACACTTTACCTTTTAGATGAGCCGACAACTGGTTTGCATTTTGCAGATATCAAAAAACTTTTAGAAGTATTACACCGTTTACGAGAAGATGGTAATACTGTAATTGTAATTGAGCATAATTTGGATGTTATTAAATCTGCAGATTATTTGATTGATTTAGGACCTGAAGGAGGAGAAAAGGGTGGCCAAATTGTAGCTACTGGAACCCCAGAAGAAGTTGCTGAAAATGAAAATTCTTATACCGGTAAATTTTTAAAAGAGTATTTGGGATAG
- the uvrB gene encoding excinuclease ABC subunit UvrB, with protein sequence MREGKFKLKAPFEPKGDQPEAIEKLAQGIKNGYQHQTLLGATGTGKTFTMAKLVEEVNKPTLVIAHNKTLAAQLTSEFKEFFPDNAVEYFVSYYDYYQPEAYVPQTDTYIEKDASVNDEIEKLRLSATTSLFERRDVLIVASVSCIYGLGSPDDYLNLSLDLKVGKIMDRKKITRSLTFMQYSRNDMDTSRGHFRVKGDVVDIFPAYRDIAIRVELFGDEIDRITRINTVTGEVQAEIEEMTIYPASHFVTPEDKVERAIKTITAELEEHLKDLRAENRLVEAQRLEQRTRYDLEMLEQMGFCSGIENYARHLAGRETGSRPMALLDYFPDDFMVIIDESHMTIPQIGGMFAGDRSRKEKLVEYGFRLPSALDNRPLNFEEFEQVVPQAVYVSATPGPYERKHSQQIVEQIIRPTGLVDPEIDIRPTKSQIDDLLEEIRQVVASKERVLVTTLTKKMSEDLTEYLAEAGIKVRYLHSDIDTIERSEIIRDLRLGKFDVLVGINLLREGLDLPEVSRVAILDADKEGFLRSQRALIQTIGRAARNVEGKVIMYADKITDSMQTAISETERRRKIQIQHNLDNNITPETIIKPVRDVVKPVDMVVSEDQSRYYDKSQSNTDPDDHSQNYDQMNRKEIQHLILDLEEEMETAADNLEFEIAAQIRDEIEELEAKLD encoded by the coding sequence ATGAGAGAGGGTAAATTTAAGTTGAAGGCCCCTTTTGAACCTAAAGGTGATCAGCCTGAAGCAATAGAAAAATTAGCTCAAGGGATTAAAAATGGATATCAACACCAGACTTTACTTGGGGCAACAGGTACTGGTAAAACTTTTACAATGGCTAAATTAGTGGAAGAAGTTAATAAACCAACTTTAGTTATTGCTCATAATAAGACTTTAGCTGCCCAATTAACAAGTGAGTTTAAAGAATTTTTTCCTGATAATGCAGTTGAATATTTTGTAAGTTATTATGATTATTATCAACCAGAAGCTTATGTTCCCCAAACTGATACCTATATAGAAAAAGATGCATCTGTAAATGATGAAATTGAGAAATTGAGGCTTTCAGCTACTACTTCTCTTTTTGAAAGAAGAGATGTTTTAATTGTAGCAAGTGTTTCATGTATTTATGGTCTTGGTTCTCCAGATGATTATTTAAATTTATCTTTAGATTTAAAAGTTGGCAAAATTATGGATCGCAAAAAAATTACTAGAAGTTTAACTTTTATGCAGTATAGTCGTAATGATATGGATACTTCGCGGGGACATTTTAGAGTTAAAGGTGATGTAGTTGATATTTTCCCTGCTTATAGAGATATTGCAATTAGAGTTGAGCTTTTTGGTGATGAGATAGATCGAATTACTAGAATTAATACAGTGACAGGTGAAGTTCAGGCCGAAATTGAGGAAATGACTATTTATCCTGCCAGTCACTTTGTAACTCCAGAAGATAAGGTTGAAAGAGCAATTAAAACAATTACAGCTGAATTAGAAGAACATTTAAAAGATTTGAGAGCAGAAAATCGCTTAGTTGAAGCTCAAAGATTAGAGCAAAGAACCCGTTATGATTTAGAAATGTTGGAGCAGATGGGGTTTTGTTCTGGGATTGAAAATTATGCCCGGCATTTAGCTGGCCGTGAAACTGGTTCAAGACCGATGGCCCTTTTAGATTATTTTCCTGATGATTTTATGGTTATTATTGATGAATCACATATGACAATTCCTCAAATTGGAGGGATGTTTGCTGGAGACAGGTCTCGTAAAGAAAAATTAGTAGAATATGGTTTTCGCCTGCCATCTGCTTTAGATAATAGACCACTTAATTTTGAAGAGTTTGAGCAGGTTGTACCTCAGGCAGTTTATGTTTCTGCAACCCCTGGGCCATATGAAAGAAAACACAGCCAACAAATTGTTGAACAAATTATTCGGCCAACAGGTTTAGTTGATCCTGAAATTGATATTAGACCAACTAAAAGCCAGATAGATGATTTGTTAGAAGAAATTAGGCAAGTTGTGGCTAGTAAAGAGAGAGTTTTAGTTACTACTTTAACTAAAAAAATGTCTGAAGATTTAACAGAATATCTAGCTGAAGCTGGGATTAAAGTCCGCTATTTGCATTCAGATATTGATACTATTGAGCGCTCAGAAATAATTAGAGATTTGCGTTTAGGAAAATTTGATGTTTTAGTTGGGATTAACTTATTAAGAGAGGGACTTGATTTACCTGAAGTTTCTCGAGTTGCTATTTTAGATGCTGATAAAGAAGGCTTTTTGCGTTCTCAACGTGCTTTGATTCAGACTATTGGACGTGCTGCTAGGAATGTTGAGGGTAAAGTAATAATGTATGCAGATAAAATTACTGATTCAATGCAAACTGCTATTTCGGAAACTGAAAGAAGAAGAAAAATTCAAATTCAGCATAATCTGGATAATAATATTACTCCAGAAACAATTATTAAGCCAGTTAGAGATGTTGTTAAACCAGTAGATATGGTGGTTTCAGAAGATCAGAGCCGTTATTATGATAAAAGTCAGTCTAATACTGATCCTGATGATCACAGCCAAAACTATGATCAGATGAACCGCAAAGAAATTCAACATTTGATTTTAGATTTAGAAGAAGAAATGGAAACTGCTGCTGACAATTTAGAATTTGAAATCGCAGCTCAGATTCGAGATGAGATTGAAGAGTTAGAAGCAAAATTGGATTAA